From one Plantibacter flavus genomic stretch:
- a CDS encoding heme ABC transporter ATP-binding protein, with translation MSVPVVGRRFAVPEPLRPGELAIEASSVGVVINGKRILHDVTFDARAGEVHALIGPNGAGKSTLLATITGDQTLAEGRITVAGRPLQAWSARELSRRRAVLLQHNDVFFPFTVQQVVEMGRAPWQRTELERDDDEAVAAAIAETDIARLSGRQVPSLSGGERARAALARVLAQRTGILLLDEPTAALDLRHQEDVLRLAREAAAAGDAVIVVLHDLNLAAAYADRISLLQQGRLVTTGSPAEVLTAERITEVYRYPVEVVAHPTSGALVILPIR, from the coding sequence ATGAGCGTGCCGGTCGTCGGCCGGCGCTTCGCGGTCCCCGAGCCCCTCCGACCCGGCGAGCTCGCGATCGAAGCCTCGAGCGTGGGCGTCGTGATCAACGGGAAGCGCATCCTCCACGATGTGACCTTCGACGCCCGCGCGGGCGAGGTCCACGCGCTCATCGGGCCGAACGGCGCTGGCAAGTCGACCCTGCTCGCGACGATCACGGGTGACCAGACGCTGGCCGAGGGGCGCATCACCGTCGCGGGCCGGCCGCTGCAGGCCTGGTCGGCCCGCGAGCTCTCCCGACGGCGCGCCGTGCTGTTGCAGCACAACGACGTGTTCTTCCCGTTCACCGTGCAGCAGGTCGTCGAGATGGGCCGAGCGCCGTGGCAGCGGACCGAGCTCGAACGCGACGACGACGAGGCCGTCGCGGCCGCGATCGCGGAGACGGACATCGCCCGCCTGTCCGGCCGTCAGGTGCCGTCGCTCTCGGGCGGCGAGCGCGCACGGGCGGCACTGGCACGGGTGCTCGCGCAACGGACCGGCATCCTCCTGCTCGACGAGCCGACGGCGGCACTCGACCTCCGACACCAGGAGGACGTCCTCCGGCTCGCACGGGAAGCCGCGGCCGCGGGTGACGCGGTGATCGTCGTGCTGCACGACCTCAACCTCGCCGCCGCCTACGCCGACCGGATCTCGCTGTTGCAGCAGGGACGGCTCGTCACGACCGGGAGCCCCGCCGAGGTCCTCACGGCGGAGCGGATCACCGAGGTCTACCGATACCCGGTCGAGGTCGTCGCGCACCCGACGAGCGGCGCACTGGTCATCCTCCCCATCCGCTGA